In one Brassica oleracea var. oleracea cultivar TO1000 chromosome C9, BOL, whole genome shotgun sequence genomic region, the following are encoded:
- the LOC106317826 gene encoding pentatricopeptide repeat-containing protein At5g16640, mitochondrial — protein MRRSISSKAKSFLHRNLPEKANPPSYAISDSPRRAHTSSSNNNNTDYKETLRSNKLRHMNLDDSLELFFHMIQRHPFPSIADFSRLLTAISKLNSHDVVIHLWEQMEILGVAHNLYTCNILVNCLCRCSELSQALSFLAKMIKLGHSPSVVTFGSLIGGFCRGGRVSEALRLFNRMVEIGVRPNVVICNIVIDGLCKSRHVDKALDFFNQMEVVRPDVITYNSLISGLCNASRWGEALRMVRCMSESGLSPDVFTFNALIDACVKRGSLSEAEELYEEMVRRSLEPDVVTYSLLIGGLCMCSRLDEAERMFEYMVSRRCFPDVVTYSILINGFCKSRKVDYGMKLFCEMSRRGVVRNVVTYTILIQGYCLAGKVNVAEEIFKRMAGSGVSPNIVTYNVLLHGLCDNGKVEKALVMLEDMEKSGMEGDIVTYNIIIRGMCKAGEVADAWGLYCSLSLKGLVPDIWTYTTMMLGLYKKGLRREADALFRKMKEDGILPNECCV, from the coding sequence ATGAGGAGATCGATCTCTTCCAAAGCCAAATCCTTTCTCCATCGAAACCTCCCGGAGAAAGCTAACCCACCGTCGTACGCCATTTCCGATTCACCACGACGAGCTCACACTAGCAGTAGCAACAACAACAACACAGATTACAAAGAGACATTACGAAGCAACAAGCTCCGCCACATGAACCTAGACGACTCCCTCGAGCTCTTCTTCCACATGATCCAACGCCACCCCTTCCCTTCAATCGCCGACTTCAGCAGGTTGCTAACCGCAATCTCCAAGCTGAACAGCCACGACGTCGTGATCCACCTCTGGGAACAGATGGAGATCCTCGGCGTCGCTCACAACCTCTACACCTGCAACATTCTCGTAAATTGTCTCTGCCGCTGCTCGGAACTCTCTCAAGCTTTATCCTTTCTAGCGAAAATGATCAAGCTTGGGCACAGCCCGAGCGTCGTCACGTTCGGGTCGCTAATCGGCGGGTTCTGCCGCGGCGGGAGGGTGAGCGAGGCGCTGCGTTTGTTTAATCGGATGGTGGAGATTGGGGTCAGACCTAATGTGGTTATCTGCAACATTGTGATCGATGGGCTTTGTAAGAGCCGCCACGTGGATAAAGCTTTGGACTTTTTTAATCAAATGGAGGTTGTTAGACCTGATGTGATCACATACAACTCTCTTATCTCCGGACTTTGTAACGCAAGTAGATGGGGTGAGGCTTTAAGGATGGTGAGGTGTATGAGTGAGAGTGGTCTTAGCCCTGACGTGTTTACTTTCAACGCGTTGATTGACGCTTGTGTGAAAAGAGGGAGTCTCTCAGAGGCTGAGGAGCTTTACGAGGAGATGGTTAGAAGGTCTCTGGAGCCTGATGTTGTTACTTACAGTTTGCTTATCGGTGGGCTTTGTATGTGTAGTCGGTTAGATGAAGCGGAGCGGATGTTTGAGTATATGGTTAGCAGACGCTGCTTCCCTGATGTGGTGACTTATAGTATTCTCATTAACGGGTTTTGCAAGTCTAGGAAGGTTGATTACGGGATGAAACTCTTCTGCGAGATGTCTCGGAGAGGAGTTGTTAGGAATGTGGTGACTTATACGATTCTTATCCAGGGGTATTGTTTAGCTGGGAAGGTTAATGTTGCAGAAGAGATTTTTAAAAGGATGGCTGGTTCTGGTGTGTCTCCTAATATTGTCACTTACAATGTTTTGTTGCATGGTTTGTGTGATAATGGGAAGGTGGAGAAAGCGTTGGTGATGTTGGAGGATATGGAGAAGAGTGGGATGGAGGGTGATATCGTTACGTATAATATCATTATCCGTGGGATGTGTAAAGCTGGTGAGGTGGCAGATGCTTGGGGTTTGTATTGTAGCCTTAGTCTCAAAGGGCTTGTGCCTGATATTTGGACATACACTACGATGATGTTGGGGTTGTATAAGAAAGGCTTACGGCGTGAGGCTGATGCGTTGTTTAGGAAAATGAAAGAAGATGGGATCTTACCAAATGAATGTTGTGTGTAG
- the LOC106313416 gene encoding protein TIC 40, chloroplastic, producing the protein MENLTTLVSCSSSPKLLIGGNFTSSLKPPVGFSRRTPKILLRRSKTSASSAQSHSPSENAGEIVVVKHKTKAFASIFSSTSDKQTTSVASPSAAVPPPSSSSTIGSPLFWIGVGVGLSALFSWVTSNAKKYAMQTAMKTMMNQMNTQNSQFNNPGFPTGAGAGSGSPFPFPFPPQTSPTTSPFQPQSQSSGATVDVTATKVDRPPVSKPQPTPIPPTKSIEVYKPSVVVEEDKAMKEEKNYAFEDVSPEETTKESPFSNYEEVSETSAPKETRLFDDVLQNGAAPANGATASEGFQSLGAGKGWAGGSVEVLEKMIEDPTFQKMLYPHLPEEMRNPETFKWVRKNPQYRQQLQDMLNNMSESGEWDKRMTETLKNFDPNSPEVKQGFDQLGLTPEEVISKIMENPDVSMAFQNPRVEAALMDCSENPMNIMKYQNDKEVMDVFNKISQLFPGLTG; encoded by the exons ATGGAGAATCTAACAACCCTGGTTTCTTGCTCTTCTTCTCCCAAGCTCTTAATCGGAGGCAATTTCACTTCCTCTCTTAAACCCCCTGTAGGGTTTTCCCGCCGGACTCCTAAAATTCTCCTCCGTCGCTCCAAAACCTCCGCCTCCTCCGCGCAATCTCACTCTCCATCTGAGAACGCTGGAGAAATTG TGGTAGTGAAACACAAGACGAAAGCTTTTGCAAGTATTTTTTCTTCGACAAGTGATAAACAGACAACCTCTGTTGCTTCCCCTAGCGCAGCTGTGCCACCACCGTCATCTTCATCAACCAT AGGATCACCACTTTTCTGGATTGGTGTTGGGGTTGGGCTATCAGCTTTGTTCTCATGG GTAACGTCAAACGCAAAG AAATATGCAATGCAAACAGCTATGAAGACAATGATGAACCAGATGAATACGCAAAACAGCCAGTTTAATAATCCTGGATTCCCAACAGGGGCAGGAGCAGGATCAGGATCACCTTTTCCGTTTCCATTTCCTCCTCAAACAAGTCCTACTACCTCTCCGTTCCAGCCTCAATCCCAGTCTTCAGGTGCTACTGTTGATGTGACAGCTACAAAAGTAGATAGGCCTCCTGTGTCTAAGCCACAACCTACACCTATACCTCCTACAAAGAGCATAGAAGTGTATAAACCAAGTGTTGTCGTAGAGGAAGACAAAGCGATGAAAGAAGAAAAGAACTACG CCTTTGAAGACGTTTCCCCTGAGGAAACCACAAAGGAAAGTCCATTTAGCAACTATGAAGAAGTCTCTGAAACTAGTGCCCCCAAAGAAACTCGCTTATTTGACGAT GTTCTGCAAAATGGAGCTGCTCCGGCCAATGGTGCCACTGCTTCAGAGGGTTTTCAATCTTTGG GCGCTGGGAAAGGATGGGCTGGTGGGTCAGTAGAAGTTTTAGAGAAAATGATAGAAGATCCCACATTTCAGAAGATGCTTTACCC ACATTTGCCTGAGGAGATGAGGAACCCAGAAACTTTCAAAT GGGTGCGTAAGAATCCTCAATACCGTCAACAGCTACAGGACATGTT GAATAATATGAGTGAGAGTGGTGAATGGGACAAGAGAATGACGGAGACCTTAAAGAATTTTGACCCGAATAGCCCCGAAGTTAAGCAAGGATTCG ATCAATTAGGACTGACTCCAGAAGAAGTCATCTCTAAGATAATGGAGAACCCTGATGTTTCAATGGCATTCCAGAATCCTAGAGTCGAAGCAGCGTTAATGGAC TGCTCAGAGAACCCGATGAACATCATGAAGTACCAAAATGACAAAGAG GTAATGGATGTGTTCAACAAGATATCGCAGCTCTTCCCAGGATTGACGGGTTGA
- the LOC106317830 gene encoding serine carboxypeptidase-like 7, producing MKLLLLLLVVLMVLSPHANSGSIVKYLPGFEGPLPFELETGYIRVGEAEQVQLFYYFIKSERNPKEDPLLLWLTGGPGCSAVSALLFENGPVKFRVEGYNGGTPTLLSTTYSWTQIASIIYLDQPVGTGFSYSKTQLLDTPSDSGEAKRIHEFLLKWLAKHEKFISNPFYVTGNSYAGKVIPATVQEISKGNDLGFKPQINLQGYVIGNPTTDQEFDYNHRVPFAHGMALISDELYESLKKTCNGNYEKVDPGNIECLQFVEEYHECIAGIYLGHVLAQICAVAAPGLFWPKHVPKRDLRETLPPNLSVSFPNCIVYSELQASMWANDESVRKALHVAKGSIGKWLRCSSEDKPYNKDIKSSVPYHLNNSIKGYPSLISSGDHDMIIPFTATQTWIRSLNYSIIDKWRPWMIHDQVAGYTKTYANKMTFATVKGGGHTSKFKPEESFIMFRRWISGQPL from the exons ATGAAATTGCTGCTGCTGCTTCTTGTTGTACTTATGGTCTTGAGTCCACATGCAAACTCTGGATCCATTGTCAAGTACCTTCCTGGTTTTGAAGGTCCTCTTCCTTTTGAGCTTGAAACCGG GTATATCCGTGTGGGTGAAGCAGAGCAAGTGCAATTGTTTTATTACTTCATTAAATCTGAGAGGAATCCAAAAGAAGATCCTCTTCTTCTCTGGTTAACTGGAGGACCTGGTTGCTCTGCTGTCTCCGCTCTTCTGTTTGAGAATG GGCCTGTTAAATTCAGAGTTGAGGGTTACAATGGAGGTACTCCCACTTTGCTTTCTACTACATATTCATGGACACAG ATAGCAAGCATAATATACTTGGACCAGCCTGTTGGTACTGGCTTCTCCTACTCAAAAACTCAACTTCTTGATACACCAAGTGACTCAGGAGAAGCTAAGCGGATCCACGAGTTTCTTCTCAAG TGGCTAGCCAAGCATGAAAAGTTTATCTCTAATCCCTTTTATGTCACTGGAAATTCTTATGCTGGTAAGGTTATTCCGGCCACTGTTCAAGAAATCTCCAAAG GGAATGACCTTGGATTCAAACCTCAAATAAATCTCCAG GGTTATGTGATTGGAAACCCGACGACAGATCAGGAGTTTGATTATAACCATCGTGTTCCATTTGCTCATGGAATGGCTCTAATTTCTGACGAACTATACGAA TCACTGAAGAAAACTTGTAACGGGAACTATGAAAAGGTGGATCCTGGTAACATAGAATGCTTGCAATTCGTTGAAGAATACCACGAG TGCATTGCTGGCATATACTTGGGACATGTACTAGCACAAATATGCGCGGTTGCAGCTCCGGGACTTTTTTGGCCAAAGCATGTCCCAAAAAGAGACCTGAGAGAAACTCTCCCTCCAAATCTTTCGGTTTCGTTTCCCAACTGCATT GTTTACTCAGAGTTGCAAGCTTCCATGTGGGCTAATGACGAGAGCGTGCGGAAAGCACTTCATGTAGCCAAG GGAAGTATAGGAAAGTGGTTACGTTGTTCTTCTGAGGATAAGCCTTATAATAAAGACATTAAAAGCAGTGTACCATACCATCTGAATAACAGTATTAAAGGCTACCCATCCCTCATTTCCAG CGGTGATCACGACATGATAATTCCTTTCACTGCGACACAAACGTGGATAAGATCTCTTAATTATTCAATCATTGACAAGTGGAGACCATGGATGATACACGATCAAGTGGCTGGATACACAAAGACGTATGCCAATAAAATGACATTTGCTACCGTCAAA GGAGGTGGGCACACGTCTAAATTTAAACCAGAAGAAAGCTTTATCATGTTTCGGAGGTGGATAAGTGGTCAACCTTTATAA